CTCCTAGAACGATTACTTCTCGCAGAATAGGAGGAGATCTTTCTAAAGGAAATCCTACGAATTTCAAAACTGTTTTGAAGACCGGACGATTGTATAAGGTGGAAATTGCTTCTCCTGGATTTTATCCTACGGAAGACAAACTAGATCTGAGAGGAAATGTTGAGAGAAACAAAAAGATCTATAAGACCTATGTTCTTCTTCCAATTAAAAAAGAAGAGAAAGGAAAAGTTACTTCAGTAACGGGTGACGCAAAGGGACTTAATGTTGCTGTGCTAGATGCTGTTACTAAAGAAGCAGTTCCTGGAGCGCTTGCTACAGTATTTACGCCCAAGAACAGACAGGGCGAAACATTAAAATACGACAGTTTGTCAAAAAATTTCCATTTCGAAACAATTCCCGACACTGACTTCGAAATTTTCGCCAAGGCAGAGAAATATATTTCCGAAAGTATAAACGTAATTAGAAAAGATCTTAAACCTGGATCAACGATTACAATTTTTCTGAGAAAAGAATCGGACGTACCGGTTGTTTTAGGTACTAAACTCTATTTCGAATTCAATAAGACCGAGGTAACGGATGCTCATGGCAAACAACTCGATCAGATTGTGGACTATCTTAAGAAGAATCCGTCCGATAAAATAGAGATTGGGGGCCATACTGATAATATTGCTTCCAAAGAATATAACACCCGACTAAGCGGGAACAGAGCGCGGAAAGTTTACGATTACATTCGTAGTAAAGGAATCCAAGCTGCTCGATTGAAAACAAGAGCATATTGGTATTCTAGACCCGACATGGATAACTCTACCGAAGACGGCAGAGCGAAGAACAGGAGGGTCGACTTCCGCAAGCTATAAAGGAGAGCAGATGGAAGTCGAATACCGTTCCTTCCTACAGTCACCTCGAGTTTGGGATACGATCCGAGATCCTCAAAAGGTCGGATATATACTGAAAGAGTACGTACATAACAACGGACTCTTCTTAAAAGAAAATCCTTATAAACTAGAATTACAGATACTTCAAACCACTCCGGAAGGAAAAATGCTATTGAGGCTAGATCCGGAGCAGGTTAACGAAGAAGGCGAGATCACCGTTTACAAAACCTTAAGCAAGCACATGGAGATCGGGTTCAAAGTCGAGTCCATAAACCAAGAAGAAGGGGTTATTGTTTGCACTCCTGAGTACGTCCGCATCGCAAAAGACGGGCGAATTATGCCTAGAATCGAAGGCTTACAAGGAAAGGTAGTCGCTCATCGCTTTCACATGTTGAAGAAGGAGCAAGACTCCACTAAGGTCCTGGGAACTTCAGGACAGATCTTATTAACCGATCTACATAAGAATATTTTAGCGGAGTATCCTTATTCCAGACTCGTATTCCCTGTCGGTAGAGAGTTGAGCGTGGAGCAAGAATTGGCTAAGCGAAGTGGCAAGATCATCTTCGCAAAAGAAGCATTCTCTTTAGAACCTCTCAGCAAAGAAGAAGCGAACGGATTCGATATACTCGATCTAAAGAAAGAATTAGAAGAAGAACTTCTTCTAGAAGATAGAATGAAAGCTTTCCGATTGGGAAAAGTGCAATCCTTCGCAGTGTATCCGATCTATTACAAAGATCCTCTGGGACCTAAGCTTGTTGCTCTAGGTTATGCTGAGACGAAAGATCGGACTTTGGATCCAGCGATCCTTAAGAAATATTCCGAACTAGAAGAAGTATTCAATGAAAGGATAGAAGATTCCAATACTTTGGATTTGGATGTACGTCAGAATGTAATCAACGCTTCCGAAGGTGGAATCCTTTTAGAAGTCACTGAATCCCAGTTAGTAGAATCTTTTCTTCATAAGCCATTCTTCACAGCTGATCTGACTTTTAAGATGCAGGCTCCTCTGAGATTCGCATTCAAAATCCGACATATTTCTCAGGTCGGGGAAATTTATCTTGTCGGTGCAGAAATAGTTGGCTCCAACGATGCCAAGGCGAATATGACTCTATTAAAGAAGAATTTAAGCTTCATTAAGAGCGTCTAACAGGCTTGGAAAAACAAAAATCCTTTTTACCCACTGCCCCTTATAAGGGCACGAGAGACTTTTATCCCGATGAAATGAGGTTTCGAAATTGGATGTTTTCCGTAATGCGGGAAACAGTTCAATCATTCGGGTATCAGGAATACGACGGACCCATTCTAGAATCCTTCGAATTATATCAGGCAAAAAGCGGAGAAGAGATCGTACAAAGACAACTTTACGATTTCGTGGATAAGGGAGAACGCCATGTTGCGATCCGTCCAGAGATGACTCCCACTCTTGCAAGAATGGTAGCAGGAGAAGTCCGAAATCTTGCCAAGCCTATCCGATGGTTTTCTATTCCTAATCTTTGGAGATACGAACAACCAGGAAAAGGACGCTTAAGAGAACACTGGCAATTGAATGTGGATCTATTCGGAGTGAATTCGTATAGAGCCGAAGTAGAGATCATTCTGATTGCTGACGCAATTTTAAAAAAATTCGGAGCTCCTAAAGGAAGCTACCAGATCAAGGTTTCTCATCGAGGGATCTTGGATTCGTTCTTAGGCAAGACTCTCGGCCTCGCGGCAGAAAAGTCCCAAGCAGTTTCCAAACTTCTAGACAAGAAGGCGAAGATCAGCAAAGAAGCCTTTGAAGAAGAAATTAAAGTCTTACTAGACAATCCAAGCAAACAACTAGATCTTATTTACAAATACTTAGATAGCAATTTGAGCAACGTAGGTGATTTGCTGGGGATAGATCCTTCCTCTGTTGAATTTATAAAGAACCTATTCTCCGATCTAGAAAGCCTGGGAGTAAAAGATCAGATGGAGTTCGATCCATCTATCATCCGTGGTTTCGATTATTATACAGGATGTATCTTCGAAGTGTTCGATACAAATCCTGAAAACAGAAGATCTTTATACGGGGGAGGACGTTACGATAATCTCATCGGACTCTTCTCCAATGACCAACTCTCCGGAATTGGATTCGGATTGGGAGATGTTACCTTCAAAAACTTTTTAGAAGGACATAAGCTTGTTCCAGATCTGAACAAAAAGAACGCAGTACTCATCCCTATCATGGAAGAAAAACTTTTTCCAGAAGTCTTGAAGCTCGCAGAAGAATTAAGATCTGAGGGAATAGGGGTCGAGACCATGTTGGAAGCCGCAAAAGTAGGCAAACAAATCCAGACCGCCGAAAAGAAAGGATATCAATTCTTATTATTTCTAGGAGAATCCGAGGTCTCGGAAAACAAGGTCCAGATCAAGGACATTATCTCCGGTTCTCAAAACACAGTTGCAAGAGCCGAACTTATTTCCGAATTAAGGAAATCACTGCTTGGATAAAACAATTTCTGATAAATTATCCCTGTTCGAGAGACTAGACTATGCAGTCGCATTATTTATCCGCGAGAATATTCACGGTCCTCGTTTGAATCGAATTCTTTCCCAGATCAATCGGGGAGAGATGATGCTTCTTTTAATTATTCCTTACCTTGCGTATGCGGCATGGAATCATCTCTTGCCTTATCCTTGGTGGATCGTAATTCCTTATGCTGGCTTGATTGCCTATGCGAACGATAGATCCGTTTTGGCTCTTAAAAAGATGATCTCCAGAAAGAGACCTCTGGTCACTGTCGCAGGAAAAGTGGATCAAAATCCGGACATGAAACATTCCTTTCCATCTGCCCATGCATCCAATTCGATGACTGCGGCTTTGGTATTGGTATTCTTGTTTGGATTTCCGGAATGGTTTTTGGTTTTGAGTTTGATGGCAGGGATAGGAAGACTATTATCCCTGCATCATTTCCCCAGCGACGTGATAGGAGGCTGGGTAATCGGAACTTGTTTCGGAAGCCTCGGCTTATTTCTTGGCCGCTGGCTTCTTCCCTACTGCTTTGGAACCACCTAAGGCATCCAAAGTCAACTTGTGACGGATCTCTCCCGAATACGAAATCGTAGTCGAAGAAAGGATCTCGTCGTTCAGATCCAGATTGATCTTCTTCTCTTTTACAAGTAGTTTCAAGAAGTTTAATACGTTCTTAGCGAACATTCTGGATGCATCGGAAGGAAGAGATCCCGCCAGGTTCAAGTGACCTACTACGGATACTCCGTTCTTAGTAAGAACAGTCTTTCCGTGTTGAGTGTACTCGCAGTTTCCTCCGTTTGGAGAAGCGAGGTCCACTACAACGGATCCGGATTTCATTCTATCCACGATCTTTTTAGTGATGATGATAGGAGCTTTTCTTCCTGGGATCAACGCAGTGGTGATGATCACATCCGCTTTTGCTGCGAATTTCTCAATAGCTTCTTGTTGGCGTCTTTTGTACTCTTCTGTTTGCTCTACAGCGTAACCGCCTGCAGCAGCAGAGTGAGTTGCACCTTCTACTTCTACGAATTTCGCGCCTAAGGATTGAACTTGCTCTTTTACTTCGGGACGAGTATCAAATACGTCCACGACTGCTCCCAATCTACGGGAACTTGCAATCGCTTGCAATCCAGCAACCCCTGCTCCGATGATCAATACGGAAGCTGGAGTGATTGTTCCTGCTGCAGTAGTTAACATTGGGAAGAATCGAGTAAGATGAGTGGAAGCAATGAGTACCGCTTTATATCCGGATACTGTTGCTTGAGAAGAAAGAACGTCCATGGACTGAGCACGAGTGATACGAGCAATCGCGTCCAAGCTACTTACTGTCACACCTTGAGATGCAAGCTTCTTAATAACCTGAGGATTTACCGCAGGCTGGAACATACCTAAATAGATAGAACCTTTCTTGATCTTGGAAAGGGTGGCTCCGTCAGCCAAATGAATGCTTACTAGAATATCAGCCTTCTTAATAACATCAGCTCTTGCTGAAATGCTTGCTCCGGCTTTCTTATAATCTTCGTCCGAGAAATATGCGCCTTCACCGGCACCTTTTTCGACAATAACAGAAGCGCCGATTTTTTTCAGAGCGTCAACGACGTCCGGGGTAATGGCTACCCTTGTTTCTTCCTTAGCTTCTTTCAATACTCCGATATTCATACAGCCTACTCGAAAGGATTTTTTCGGTTCGATCCCAGTTTATGGGAAAAGTAGGTCCAGATTTTCTTGGCGAACGATTAATCCAAGTGATTTTTAAAGTATTCGACCGTTTTCCGAATTCCCTCTAACAAAGGCACTTTAGGTTCATAACCTAGTTTTTGTCTCGCTAAAGTCAGATCGGGCTTTCTACGGCTTGGATCGTCCTGAGGAAGTGTTTTATAAACAATCTTAGAAGAAGAGCCGGTCTCTTTTAACACTAGTTCGGCAAGTTCTTTAACGGTAAATTCTCCATCATTACCTAAGTTGACAGGGCCGTTAAAATCTTGGGTATTCATCATCTTGATAATCCCTTCGACTAGATCATCGACATAACAAAAGGATCTCGTTTGAGAACCGTCACCATAAATAGTGATGTCTTTTCCTGCCAATGCTTGGACCACGAAATTGCTTACTACACGACCATCGTCCGGAAGCATGCGAGGGCCATACGTATTAAAAATACGAACCACTCTGATATCTACTTTATGATTTCTATGATAGTCGAAGCAAAGAGTTTCCGCTACTCGCTTGCCTTCGTCGTAACAGCTACGAATACCGATCGGATTTACATTTCCCCAATAGGTTTCTTTTTGAGGATGCTCGAGAGGATTTCCGTATACTTCACTTGTAGAAGCTTGTAAGATCCTAGCTTTAACTCGTTTAGCAAGACCTAACATGTTTGTAGTTCCGAGAACATTAGTCTTGATCGTTTTGATTGCATTGGATTGATAATGGATCGGACTTGCTGGACATGCAAAATTATAGACCTGATCCACTTCTAATCGGATCGCTTCCGTAATATCATGTCGGATCAATTCGAAGCGAGGATTGGAGAGAAGTTTTTCTATATTCTTCTTTCTTCCGGTGTGGAAATTATCCACGCAAATTACTTCGTTTCCTTCTTGAATGAGTCTCTCACAAAGATGTGAACCGATGAAGCCAGCGCCTCCGGTTACTAGAACTCTATTAGCCATCAACTCTCTCTATATTCGTAAATTCCGGCGGGAGAGGCTTACCATTTAGATCCAAGCCTCTACTCAAAAACCATTCCATTACTTCAGGTGTTACTTCACCAGGAAAAGGTGTGTCCATTCCCGGAACCATTCCTTCTTCGAAACCGGAAGTTTCAACAGGAGAAGAGACCGGACCAACCGCGCGTTTTAATGAAAAGAATATGATGGATACGCTAAAAAAGGACCAGAGTAGAGCAATCAAATATCCCAAGAACAAGACCGATTTAGGAACCGCTCCTCCAGGAACAGTTCCTGTAGCCCAATGAGCCAAGATGCCTGCGTCGGTGTTCTGTATATTATCCGTGAAGTCCAAAAGATCGTAAAGACTGTAAAGGCTCACGCTTGTTCCTAAGAATACTGTGATGAGCCTATCCCAACCGAATGGAAGAAAGGAAGACACTAAAATAAAGATTCCCCAAATGAGTCCCGTTCTTTGAGCGAGCCCTCCTGCTGTTGTGTACTTCAATGTAAGAAGTAAAACTGCTCCCCCTAAAAGAAGAAGAGTAGGACGGACCAAATTTCCTTTGAAGCCTCTGTTGATCAGAAACCCACCGACCAAGCAAGATCCCAAATAACCTGCAGATACAACGAAGACGAAAGGGCTTTTTCCTGTCATAGGAGAGGCAACCGTTTGCCCAGCTTCGTCTCCTTGCAGTTCGATCATTTGAACGGAGCCGCCGGAAACTAAAGTGGCAATCGCGTGACCTGCTTCATGGATCAAGACCACGAAATCTTTTAAGTAAGAAACCCATCCATGATTCCAATAGGAAAGAAGAGTGACCACAATGGCGAGTAAGAGTGCGAGACGAAGGAACCGATTCTCCATTCTATTTTGAGTATCGGCTTTTTAGAATAGAACTCTCGCAGAAATGTGAAAGGCGCAGATTTATCGAAAAAGTCTTTTACTTAGTCCGTTTTAAAATGGCTTAAAATCCCGCCAAATTTTTCGGAATGTTCTAAAGTATCTTTTACGGAATATCGAATATTCTCCGAAGTCTCGGCTATACTTTCAGCGCTATTCGAAATAAGATGCATCGAATCTGAGATCTCTCCCGCAGCAATCTTTTGCTGTTCAGAAGAATTCGACATCATTCTTCCTAATGTGAGAACTTGATCTGAATTCGCGCGGATCTCTCCCAACTTCTTGGATTGTTCTTCTAAAAGGGTTTTCACTCTAGAGGCTGAATCATGCACTTCTTCAATATAGTCTTGGAGATTTTTGAATACGTCTACGGATTGTCCTACTTTCAGTGCACCTTCTTCAACCGAAGTGGATGTGCTTCTTACTAAATTCGTAATGTCTTTGATGCTCAGTTTGGTTTGTTCTGCGAGTTTAGAGATCTCATCTGCTACGACTGAGAACCCCTTTCCTGCCTCGCCGGCCCTTGCAGACTCAATGGAAGCATTCAAGGCCAACATATTCGTTCTTTCAGAGATGCTTGTGATTATTCCTACGATCTTATTGATCTGATTGGAGAAGGATTTGATTTCTTCCATAGAACGAATTGCTTCGTTAAAGATCTGCTTTGCTTGGTTCGCCTTTCCTGCTACATCACCAGTTTGAGTTTCCAGATTTTCCATAGAATGCGAAGTCTGACCCAAAGAAATATCTATGGACCCAATGCTCGCATTCACATTGGACAAACTTCTGGTTTGCTCGCTGATTGTGAGAACGATCTCTTCTATCGTTTTAGAAAGCTCTTGAGAAGCAGCAGAAGTTTCCTCCACAGATACAACTTGCTGTTGAGAACCTTGTTGGAATGAATTCGCAGACTGAAAGAGTTGTTGGTACAAATTCAAATTCTTTTGATAGTTCTCTTTCATCTGCACCAAAAGTCCCCAAAGGCTGATGGTCATACAACGGATATCAGAATAGATCCGATCTACACTTCTGCTTCCTTCTAATCTAGGAATGTCCGTATTTAAATTGCCGTTTACTATCTTGACTACGATCTCTTGGACTTCATTCATCTTTCCGCGCAACTTGAGAACGGATTGGACTAGAAGAAAGACCCCGATAAGGATCGAAAGAAGTGCAACACTCGAAACCAACGGACTCGACTCGAATAATCTTGCTAACGCATAGAAAGAAGGAAGAAGAATGAATGATAGAATGCTTAGGGCTAAAACTGCCCAGCCAAATCGATCTGCAAATTTTTTGTATAGTGAGGAGAAGAAGCCGCCAACCCGATTTTGACGATTCATCTGCGCGAATAATTTATCCGCCTTGTCTATATGCTTTCTTGCCGCTTTCTTACGAACAGACATATATCCAGTGATGATGCCATTCTCTAAAACGGGAGTTACAGTGGCATCCACCCAATAGTGGTCCCCGCTTTTTGCACGGTTCTTCACGATCCCGTTCCAAGGGCGTCCCCCTTGCACTGTGTCCCAAAGATCTTGATACACAGCAGGAGGAATATCTGGATGGCGAACTATATTATGAGGCTGACCAAGCATCTCTTCTTCAGAGAATCCGGAAATGGTTGCGAAGTCCTTGGAAACGTAAGTAATTCTGCCCTTGGAATCCGTTCTAGAAATAATAACGGCGGTCTCGCTAAATTGAATTTCTCGACCGGTAATCGGAAGATTCTTTCTCATATTTCCGTTCTAAGTTTCTGCCTTTTTGAGCATAGTACATTTGGCTCAGAAGACATTATTTTAAAATTCTAGTATATACTTTGAATTTATATAAAGTGATTACTTATACATACGCTTTTTTGTTTATTCCTAAAAGAATAGATTTTTTAGACCGCAGGTCTACTTTATAAAAACTAGATACGCTTGAGCGCATCCGGCAAGACCGCCTAAGAAAGCACCTAAGCTGATCAAGGTGGCCTCATCTTCTTTAAACACGGAGTGAAGCAATTGTTCAAACTCTACAGGAGGAAGCACGCTTAGGTTCTCGAACACCAACTTTTCTATCTCCAACCTTCCTTCAATATAACTCTTCATCCGTTCAGCTGCTTCTGGAACTAGCTCTAGAATAGAATCGCAGATCTTTTCCTTCATCTCGTCCAATTTCTGAGAACCTAACAGAAGAGAGGCGTATGGAATCTTGGATTTCAACTTCTGGTCCAAGAGTTCCTTCGTTTTGCTTAAGAGTTCCGAGATAATCAGATCTCCACCCTTCTCTTTGAATATGATTCGAATTAGATTTTCAGGATTTAATACTCTAGAAGAAATCACCGAAGCAAATTCTCTGGATACATCCACTTGTCGCTTTAAGAACAAACCTTGGTATTTGAATAGAATGAAATTCTTCACTTCTAATGGAGAGAAGATCATGAGGATTGCCAACCAGTTCGTGATGTATCCTACGAAAATTCCCATCAATGGCATGGTCCACCATTGATTCAAGTACGCGATAAATGCTACCTGAACACAACCGATCAAGAATCCGAAATAGATCCCGGAGCGTACGATAAATCGAAATTCAGGACCACCGCATCTTCTGAAAATCTCAGAAAGCACTTTTGCATTCTCTCCGGATAGAGAATCTCTTATCAGATCCTTGATCCGCAAGACTTGATCCAAATCCTTTCCGAATGCTTCGTATATTTCTTCTATCTTTGTTGGGATCTCTTCTCTGATCTCTTTTTCTAGGATTTCTTTTGCTTCTTGCGGAAGCATTTTCCAAAGCGCTGGACTTTCAGCGACGAGTATATCTCTCACAACGGAAGAGGATTTTTCTCCGATCTTATCTCGAATAGATTCAGTGATTTGGGTAGGTTCTATTTTTCTATAAAGATCGTACGGTTTGATCAATCGATCCGTAAGAATCTCTGCGATGAGTCCTGCCATCTTTCCGGCATGCTTAGGAATGATTCCTTGCCATCCTAAGATTCCCCAACCTTTAAATTTCAAAGGAAAGAAGATCATCTGAACCGCGATATAGTTTGTAATCCAACCGACGAAGGAGCAAGTAATTAGAATGGAACCGATTTCCACATAAGGAGCGTTCATCGCACCGCAGATTACACAATTGCAAGCAAGTAATTCAAGAAGAAATAAAGCTGGGAAGAGAACAGTTTCCGTTTTAATTTGTAAAATAACGGAAGAAGATCCAATGGAAATCAGAACCTCTCTCTTAGTTTCCTTTCTTATTCATCTCACCTTCTTCTTCTTTCTTATTTTCAATCCTTGGAGTGGAGAAGAGATCTCCGAGCAAATCCGACTTCAGCTGAGTAAAGGCCAAGTCCCTAGTTTGTTTTTTCGCCTTCCCCAAGATGAAGGAAAAGGATTGGATTCTTCTAAGTTAGGCGGTCTTGCGGGCACTCCCGAAGCAGAGATCGAAAGATTCAAGAATGAGATCCATTACCCACCTGCAGCGCTCGAGCAAAGATTGGAATCGGATTGCTCTTGGGAAGTAGAGATCGGACCGGAAGGTTTAGCGCGAAGGATCAAGACCGTAAAAAGCTGTAAGTATCCTGTCTTTGAGAGCCATTTTAAAAAATCTGTTTCTAGCTGGAAATTTCAACTGCCCGAAGGTAAGGTAATCATTATCCCGGTATCCTTTCATATAGAATCAGATGAATGAGTCACAAAAATCCTGGTACGCAGTTTATACTCTTTCTCGTTCGGAGAAGAAACTGGCCAAGGAACTATCTAAAAAAGGAATACCAAACTACCTTCCCATTATTCCAGAGCGAAAGCAATGGTCCGATAGGATCCAAATAGTTGAGACTCCCGTTTTTTCTTCTTATGTTTTCGTAAGGATCGATATCCGTAACGAAAAACTGAAGGTCTTAGAGACCAGTGGCGCTCATCATTTTGTGTCCGTTTCCGGGACTCCCCATCCGATCCCCGATGATGACATAGATAATATCAAAATTTTTGTAACGGAATACCCGGATAAAATAAAAATAGAAAGAGAAGAAATGATGCTCCCCGGTAAACCTGTATTAATCACAGGCGGCCCCTTTAAGGGAAAGAGAGCCTTGGTAGAAAGAAAGGGAAACAAATCTTTGATATATGTTTCTATTTCCGGGATCCAAACACTTATCTCATTGGAATTGGATCATGAGATGTTGGAAATCGGAGAGGAGAGTTAGAATTGAGCGATATATTAGAAAAAGTTAAAAAAGCCTTAGATACAGAGATAGAGGCAATTGCACATTTCAGAGAGAATTTAGATCCGAATGTGGAGAAGGCAATAGAGCTTATTTTCTCCTCTAAAGGAAAGACCATCATCACCGGCGTAGGCAAATCTGGAGATGTAGGAAAGAAGATAGCATCCACTCTTTCTTCTACCGGAACTCCTTCTTATTTCCTTCATCCGTCCGATGCGGCTCATGGAGATGCGGGGATCATCGCCCCGAATGATGTGGTCATTGCAATCGGCAAGAGCGGAGAAAGCGAAGAATTACTCAACCTTCTTCCAACAATAAAGAGCATAGGTGCAAAGCTTATAGGACTCACTGCAAATCCTCAATCTAGACTTGCATTAGATTGCGATATAGTAGTTCTAACTCCTGTCTTAAAGGAAGCCTGTCCGTTAGAGCTCGCTCCTACATCCAGCACAACCATCGCATTGATGTTGGGAGATGCGATCGCTATGGCATTGATGGAGCTCAGAAACTTCCAAAAAGAAGATTTCGCTCTCTATCATCCGGCAGGTAGATTAGGAAAACGTCTTTCCTTAAAGGTAGACGATGTGATGCGCAAAGGAGAGAAACTCGCCAAGATCCATCCGGATGCAAACTTGGATGAAGTGCTTTCTGAGATCACTACTAAGCTTGTAGGTGCAACAGGAGTTGTAAGCCAAGAAGGAAATCTTTTAGGCTTCATTACTGATTTCGATATTCGCAAGATATTGAAAGAAGGAAAATTCGATAAGAATACAAAAGCAAAAGACATGATGAAT
Above is a window of Leptospira semungkisensis DNA encoding:
- a CDS encoding KpsF/GutQ family sugar-phosphate isomerase; translation: MSDILEKVKKALDTEIEAIAHFRENLDPNVEKAIELIFSSKGKTIITGVGKSGDVGKKIASTLSSTGTPSYFLHPSDAAHGDAGIIAPNDVVIAIGKSGESEELLNLLPTIKSIGAKLIGLTANPQSRLALDCDIVVLTPVLKEACPLELAPTSSTTIALMLGDAIAMALMELRNFQKEDFALYHPAGRLGKRLSLKVDDVMRKGEKLAKIHPDANLDEVLSEITTKLVGATGVVSQEGNLLGFITDFDIRKILKEGKFDKNTKAKDMMNSKPTVFESGIMAYDVLQSMERREKPISVAPIVSKEGKLLGIVSIHDLLQKGL